A region from the Nematostella vectensis chromosome 13, jaNemVect1.1, whole genome shotgun sequence genome encodes:
- the LOC116602118 gene encoding ATP-dependent RNA helicase DEAH12, chloroplastic isoform X1 — MIMSQEGQRMGNKASSGVSGEKNNTSNVVSESCVNPREDGMNKTSSDGSESCVNTREDGINKTSSEGSESCVNPREDGINKTSSEGYESCVNPRGDGMNKTSCDGSGSCVNTREVGMNKTSSDGSGSCVNTREVGMNKTSSDGSGSCVNPREDRINKTSSEGSESCVNPREDGMNKTSSDGSGSCVNPREDGMNKTSSDGSGSCVNTREDRMNKTSSDGSGSCVNTREVGMNKTSSDGSGSCVNPREDGINKTSSEGSESCVNPREDGINKTSSDGSGSCVNTREDRMNKTSSDGSGSCVNTREVGMNKTSSDRSGSCVNPREDEMSKASSHCSVLINPETRDVTCGASQRSFSNSSTGSSSSILSNKIPKKGRKATEKPKLRAKGFEQGGRGKNFSTNSCESVSRITSSQNPKKQRSARVKRAFDEKFVRKGAKEGHVLTNSGKTTFRNTLSQNPRKKEPRGRNNSNRVNTSVSGRKHEQRPQSAEHGGNETANCTGATPPAPFLGKRRPDSISNSKLPNQDTSLPDLNFKSENVLSAFIPSHSSSDSASLTDCQAYLKKTLANCCYTVTKDELCPGEVLLVFPGKHDMEKALAILRGRIGEDGLRIHLLDPVVQLKRQLVLKQKQVIAQHTRKCNSVNQSIEKISGKGKGKGKSKFIDVSLFNMKETLVQKQHELERQKEEFTSFCEIALASLDSLRDDLHELMTISNRFNREKRRLESALPIYARKSQIIQTIKDNQVTVLIGETGSGKSTQIGQYLYDAGLADKRQIVCTQPRKVAATSLAQQVSREMGQKVGKLVGYMVGSQKHVGPATRLQYTTDHALLMECIKDNTLSKYSCIIIDEAHERSVNTDLLIGMIKHTLPKRPDLKVIITSATINPKLFQDYFGGCPVVEVSGRTFPVEVVWKQGDSSLNSGSDYVSEAIDKVLEIHRTEEPGDVLVFLTCPAEIDRAVTKVCSKVNPLEVICLPLHGKLLQEDQQKVFQQFPGKRKVVFSTNCAETSITIPGVKFVVDTGMAKEMKYEEKRGLNILEVSVISRSSADQRKGRAGRTDSGKCYRLYTEKDYTAMEKCAQPEILRVHLGQTLVKLMDLGISDPFKFDYVEAPSKESINRAVASLVQLGAIKNGSLTELGRKLSKVPLEPRLGRLLFEGIDSQVGLECLVLCSVATVNGSVFFRMGTEDEKKEADMHKFEFCQSEGDFLTLLAVYKEWWNEDPRDRGRWCFEKSLNAKALRLAEDTMRDLKFSLEHDLSIKNARTWKWSPLDDAVVNETLQKIVMSCFSENLCVFSGHSRVGYKNLYDGEYVQLHPSSAINFIGTEPKFLVYEKTLRTTQDFIINVTPIEEAWLLDAVDRNSIQLDLENLEEEILRPFTIKCSEKLRRMMLLPSKEKLQSLQQRVSTICDGSKVYIECKADHGVIKTFIPTKHHKTAAEVINKVLDEGRQQLQREEKEIPLNQTSRVRFVVGKGLAVQQILMEDMYRSVVVRKIGELTPEQILSNLNSYGGLVEYSVKNETLFAMYEDAEQAMKAVAESSVAYGFRVWPYNEFQGPSPCRREKTFKIKVSWNRRIESGRAKVDFTFDRDNLYKVMSILPANGQRPRPLLIGNTTAKVQKDKWDANSIFIQNLNQGEKITKNDIKLALECLSPSIGITNPEQQIQIHYQRRPKTTDEELDSQKEELKKLVMKILDDDASFEVSLRNPNQAFTAFAIIYFRDPIEGANVAKELDGITTSRLEDWDVELKITCFLKTCLTCPQYIYDVIEPGVKDVINDLRQECASECGCRLTVDLLQPKEGSKRVALQVQSECMTHYLEAIKYLNSSFQGDKVDLQETCSQRAIKSAAFRRKLREIEQATKTVLRAAPSGDAIHVYGTSDHREQAAQEIQAFLLDMILTGSKTEIIELRGPDKPRGLLKELLRRFGSGLKSLYDAVPEICDISVDLRTHVITLNGTSEALVNLMAKFEKAKQSLPAADANFLAEDQELCPACFCEVDNPYQLATCGHVYCRGCVINLIEAKQFPLTCAYEDCSTLLAIHDVDNLKEWDIVNDIITASLESFVAANQDKARHCPSPDCPMVYRVRGDGKMFKCSECETEVCTCCHKSYHVGISCEDYALSKTEIGQEHLVEKWMREDPLNRKRCPKCRTGIEKNQGCSYMGCKCGAHIHWNCMKLFDSSGAVYDHQRHCN, encoded by the exons ATAATGAGCCAAGAAGGCCAAAGGATGGGAAACAAGGCAAGCAGTGGTGTTTCTGGTGAAAAGAACAATACCAGTAATGTCGTGTCTGAGTCATGTGTTAACCcaagagaagatggaatgaacAAGACCAGCAGTGACGGGTCTGAATCATGTGTAAACACAAGAGAAGATGGAATAAACAAGACCAGTAGTGAAGGGTCTGAATCATGTGTAAACCCAAGGGAAGATGGAATAAACAAGACCAGTAGTGAAGGGTATGAATCATGTGTAAACCCAAGGGGAGATGGAATGAACAAGACCAGTTGTGACGGGTCTGGATCATGTGTAAACACAAGAGAAGTTGGAATGAACAAGACCAGTAGTGACGGGTCTGGGTCATGTGTAAACACAAGAGAAGTTGGAATGAACAAGACCAGTAGTGACGGGTCTGGATCATGTGTAAACCCAAGAGAAGATAGAATAAACAAGACCAGTAGTGAAGGGTCTGAATCATGTGTAAACCCAAGGGAAGATGGAATGAACAAGACCAGTAGTGACGGGTCTGGATCATGTGTAAACCcaagagaagatggaatgaacAAGACCAGTAGTGACGGGTCTGGATCATGTGTAAACACAAGAGAAGATAGAATGAACAAGACCAGTAGTGACGGGTCTGGGTCATGTGTAAACACAAGAGAAGTTGGAATGAACAAGACCAGTAGTGACGGGTCTGGATCATGTGTAAACCCAAGAGAAGATGGAATAAACAAGACCAGTAGTGAAGGGTCTGAATCATGTGTAAACCCAAGGGAAGATGGAATAAACAAGACCAGTAGTGACGGGTCTGGATCATGTGTAAACACAAGAGAAGATAGAATGAACAAGACCAGTAGTGACGGGTCTGGATCATGTGTAAACACAAGAGAAGTCGGAATGAACAAGACCAGTAGTGACCGGTCTGGATCATGTGTAAACCCAAGGGAAGATGAAATGAGCAAGGCCAGTAGTCACTGTTCTGTATTGATTAACCCTGAAACTAGAGACGTAACGTGCGGAGCCAGCCAGAGAAGCTTCTCAAACAGTAGCACTGGATCTTCCTCGAGTATTCTTTCGAATAAGATtccaaaaaaaggaagaaaagctACCGAAAAGCCAAAACTTCGCGCAAAAGGTTTCGAGCAAGGAGGTAGGGGAAAAAACTTCTCTACAAACAGTTGCGAATCTGTTTCAAGAATAACATCGAGTCAAAATCCGAAGAAACAAAGATCAGCCAGGGTAAAGCGTGCATTTGACGAAAAGTTCGTTAGGAAAGGTGCCAAGGAAGGTCACGTTTTAACAAACAGTGGCAAGACTACCTTCCGAAATACTTTGAGTCAAAATCCGAGGAAGAAAGAACCCCGGGGACGAAATAATTCTAACAGAGTCAACACATCTGTTTCTGGTCGGAAGCACGAACAGCGACCTCAGTCAGCAGAACATGGTGGAAATGAAACTGCAAATTGTACTGGTGCAACACCACCGGCGCCATTTCTTGGGAAAAGGAGACCTGATTCAATTTCCAACAGCAAATTGCCAAACCAGGACACGTCCTTGCCGGATTTGAATTTCAAAAGTGAAAATGTGCTTTCTGCATTTATACCTTCGCACTCCTCAAGCGACTCGGCGTCTTTAACAGATTGCCAGGCATACTTGAAAAAGACATTGGCTAACTGTTGTTACACAGTCACAAAGGATGAGCTGTGTCCCGGTGAGGTTCTTCTGGTATTTCCGGGAAAGCATGATATGGAAAAGGCGTTGGCGATTCTTCGGGGAAGGATTGGTGAGGACGGATTAAGGATTCACCTATTGGATCCCGTGGTCCAGTTGAAAAGACAACTAgttctgaaacaaaaacaggtTATTGCTCAACACACGCGAAAATGCAACTCTGTTAATCAGTCCATCGAAAAGATTTCCggaaaaggcaaaggaaaAGGCAAAAGTAAGTTTATTGATGTGAGTTTGTTTAATATGAAGGAGACCTTGGTTCAGAAACAACATGAGCTCGAAAGACAGAAGGAAGAATTCACTTCCTTTTGCGAAATTGCCCTTGCTTCTCTTGACAGCTTAAGAGACGACCTTCATGAGCTTATGACAATTTCCAATCGCTTTAACAGAGAAAAGCGAAGGCTTGAGTCGGCACTACCGATTTACGCCAGGAAGTCTCAAATCATACAGACCATCAAAGACAATCAAGTAACTGTATTGATTGGCGAAACAGGTTCAGGTAAAAGTACCCAGATAGGGCAATACCTTTATGATGCTGGCCTTGCAGATAAGAGACAAATTGTCTGCACTCAACCACGAAAAGTTGCAGCGACTTCCCTTGCTCAACAAGTTTCAAGGGAGATGGGTCAGAAGGTAGGGAAACTCGTGGGCTACATGGTAGGCTCGCAAAAACATGTTGGACCAGCGACCCGATTACAATATACCACGGACCATGCACTCCTGATGGAATGTATAAAAGACAACACCCTGTCCAAATACTCGTGCATAATCATCGACGAGGCCCACGAGAGAAGTGTCAACACAGATTTGCTTATCGGTATGATCAAGCATACTTTACCCAAACGACCAGATCTGAAAGTTATCATTACATCTGCCACCATCAATCCTAAACTCTTTCAAGATTACTTTGGTGGATGCCCAGTCGTCGAAGTGTCAGGAAGAACATTTCCAGTTGAGGTTGTCTGGAAGCAGGGGGATTCTTCTCTCAACAGTGGCAGTGATTATGTTTCCGAGGCGATCGATAAAGTTCTAGAGATTCACAGAACTGAGGAACCGGGTGATGTATTGGTTTTTCTTACTTGCCCTGCGGAAATCGATCGCGCTGTAACTAAAGTTTGCAGCAAGGTGAATCCGCTCGAAGTCATTTGTCTCCCACTTCATGGAAAATTATTGCAGGAAGACCAACAGAAAGTGTTTCAACAGTTTCCAGGAAAAAGAAAGGTTGTGTTTTCTACAAACTGTGCGGAGACGTCTATTACCATTCCAGGAGTGAAGTTTGTGGTGGACACCGGAATGGCGAAGGAGATGAAGTACGAAGAGAAACGCGGGCTCAACATCTTAGAGGTGTCCGTTATCAGTCGAAGCTCCGCTGACCAACGTAAGGGTCGCGCCGGACGCACTGATAGCGGTAAATGTTACCGTTTATACACGGAGAAAGATTACACAGCAATGGAAAAGTGTGCGCAGCCAGAGATTCTACGAGTACACCTTGGGCAGACCTTAGTGAAGTTGATGGACTTGGGAATCAGTGACCCCTTTAAGTTCGACTACGTTGAAGCGCCGTCTAAGGAATCGATTAACCGAGCTGTAGCCTCACTTGTCCAGCTAGGAGCTATAAAGAACGGTTCTTTGACTGAACTTGGAAGAAAGCTGAGTAAAGTCCCTCTCGAGCCTCGCCTTGGGAGATTACTTTTTGAAGGTATTGATAGTCAAGTTGGTCTCGAGTGCTTGGTTCTCTGCTCTGTCGCTACCGTCAACGGAAGCGTCTTTTTTCGAATGGGCActgaagatgaaaaaaaagaagccgATATGCACAAGTTCGAGTTTTGCCAATCCGAAGGTGACTTTCTCACTCTTCTTGCCGTGTACAAGGAGTGGTGGAATGAGGATCCCAGGGACAGAGGGCGGTGGTGCTTCGAGAAAAGCTTGAACGCGAAGGCATTGCGTCTTGCAGAGGACACCATGAGAGATTTAAAATTTTCTCTTGAGCATGATCTGTCTATTAAGAATGCGAGAACCTGGAAATGGTCTCCTTTGGATGATGCAGTAGTCAACGAGACTCTTCAGAAAATCGTAATGTCATGTTTCTCAGAAAACCTTTGTGTCTTTTCAGGACATAGCAGAGTAGGATACAAGAACCTTTATGATGGAGAGTACGTTCAGCTTCATCCATCATCTGCTATCAATTTCATTGGAACGGAGCCTAAGTTTCTCGTGTACGAGAAAACACTAAGGACCACACAAGATTTCATAATTAATGTCACCCCAATCGAGGAGGCATGGCTTCTAGACGCGGTTGACAGAAATAGTATCCAACTCGATCTTGAGAATCTTGAAGAAGAGATTCTTCGACCGTTCACCATCAAATGCAGTGAGAAGTTGAGACGAATGATGCTCTTGCCATCAAAAGAAAAACTTCAATCGCTGCAACAAAGAGTATCCACTATATGCGACGGAAGCAAGGTGTACATAGAATGCAAAGCAGATCATGGGGTAATTAAAACCTTTATTCCAACGAAGCATCACAAGACAGCTGCTGAAGTTATCAATAAGGTTCTTGATGAAGGAAGACAGCAACTTCAGAGAGAGGAAAAAGAGATCCCTCTCAATCAGACTTCGCGTGTACGGTTCGTTGTTGGCAAAGGTCTTGCAGTACAACAGATCCTGATGGAAGATATGTATCGCTCTGTTGTCGTTAGGAAGATTGGGGAATTAACTCCGGAGCAAATTCTTTCTAATCTCAATAGCTACGGCGGACTTGTTGAATATTCTGTTAAAAACGAGACGTTATTCGCCATGTACGAGGACGCAGAGCAAGCAATGAAAGCAGTGGCGGAATCATCTGTTGCCTATGGTTTTCGTGTATGGCCTTACAACGAATTCCAGGGGCCTTCACCATGCAGAAGGGAAAAAACGTTTAAAATAAAGGTCAGCTGGAATAGACGAATTGAAAGCGGTCGTGCCAAGGTGGATTTTACTTTTGACCGTGACAATTTGTATAAAGTCATGAGCATCCTTCCGGCCAATGGCCAAAGGCCGCGTCCACTTCTGATCGGAAATACCACTGCCAAGGTTCAAAAAGACAAATGGGATGCGAATTCAATTTTTATCCAAAATCTAAATCAAGGTGAGAAAATAACCAAGAATGACATCAAACTTGCGTTGGAATGCCTGTCTCCATCAATAGGTATCACAAACCCTGAGCAACAAATACAAATCCACTACCAGAGAAGACCAAAAACCACAGATGAAGAGCTAGACTCACAGAAAgaagaattaaaaaaactggTCATGAAGATCCTTGATGACGATGCGTCCTTTGAGGTCTCGCTAAGGAATCCAAACCAAGCCTTCACAGCCTTCGCAATAATATATTTCCGTGATCCTATTGAAGGGGCAAATGTGGCAAAAGAGCTAGATGGTATCACAACATCTCGTCTGGAAGACTGGGATGTGGAGTTAAAGATTACCTGTTTCTTGAAGACATGCCTTACCTGTCCACAATACATATATGACGTTATTGAGCCAGGGGTAAAGGATGTCATTAATGACTTGAGGCAAGAGTGTGCGTCGGAGTGTGGCTGCCGTCTCACAGTCGATCTGCTCCAACCAAAGGAAGGTTCAAAGCGTGTGGCACTGCAAGTACAGAGTGAGTGTATGACTCACTACCTCGAGGCCATCAAATACTTAAATAGCTCCTTTCAAGGCGATAAGGTCGACTTACAGGAGACTTGCTCTCAGAGG GCGATCAAAAGTGCAGCGTTCAGAAGAAAACTTCGAGAGATCGAACAGGCGACAAAGACGGTGCTACGTGCCGCGCCAAGTGGCGACGCTATCCACGTGTATGGAACTAGTGATCACCGTGAGCAGGCTGCGCAAGAGATACAAGCATTTCTGCTGGACATGATTCTGACTGGCAGCAAGACTGAAATTATTGAGCTCCGTGGGCCAGACAAACCGCGGGGCCTTCTCAAAGAGTTGCTCCGGCGCTTTGGGAGTGGCCTGAAGAG CTTATACGATGCGGTTCCAGAGATCTGTGATATTTCAGTTGACCTGAGAACGCACGTGATTACGCTGAACGGTACGTCGGAAGCTCTTGTAAACCTGATGGCAAAATTTGAGAAAGCAAAACAGTCGCTGCCGGCTGCGGACGCGAATTTCTTGGCGGAGGATCAAGAGCTGTGCCCTGCATGTTTTTGTGAGGTGGACAATCCCTATCAACTTGCAACGTGTGGTCACGTGTACTGCCGAGGTTGTGTCATCAATCTTATCGAGGCTAAGCAGTTCCCGCTCACATGCGCATACGAAGATTGCAGCACATTGCTAGCTATCCACGACGTAGACAACCTCAAAGAATGGGACATCGTAAATGACATAATCACGGCATCCCTTGAGTCGTTTGTTGCGGCCAATCAGGATAAGGCACGTCATTGTCCATCACCGGATTGTCCAATGGTGTACCGCGTTCGTGGTGACGGGAAGATGTTCAAGTGCAGTGAATGTGAAACTGAGGTTTGCACGTGCTGCCACAAGTCTTACCACGTGGGTATCTCGTGCGAGGACTACGCTTTATCGAAAACAGAGATTGGTCAGGAACACCTGGTAGAAAAATGGATGCGGGAAGACCCTTTAAACAGGAAGCGCTGTCCAAAATGCAGAACAGGGATCGAGAAAAATCAAGGTTGTTCTTACATGGGATGTAAATGTGGGGCACATATCCACTGGAACTGTATGAAGTTGTTTGATTCAAGTGGGGCTGTGTACGATCACCAGAGGCATTGTAATTAA